The Clostridia bacterium DNA segment AAGAGTGATGGTGTCACCACTCTCGGCATCAGCCAGAGCGTCTTCTAGGAATAGATACGGCATGCCGTTAAGGGCGCAAACTTCCTGCCTGGCCTGTACTGTAGCGGTGCCGTCGGTATAAATATAATAGTTGTTCTCAAGGGTGGTGTATTCCTCTTCTTCTTTTATAAGAGCGCCTACTTGCAGATAGTTCGTGGCGCAGATTCTTCCCATTACCGTGATTGCACTTTCAGAAACAGCACAGACTCCAATCCCACCCGTTCCCTGGGCATAAACATCTCCATGGATTGTCGCAGAGCTGGAACCGGAACCTTCTGCGTAGACTGCTGTTCCATTTTGTCCGTTAGCCGTTGCATTTCCAAGTACGGTTACCCTGCAATTGGGATCTAAAGCGTAAATAGCTTTTCCGGCTTCAGCGGTCGCAGTAGCATTGGTCACTTCTACCGAGGCTCCCTCACGGATGAAGGCACCAAATGTAGTGCCTGTAACATTCAAACTTCCCGTGCCAGAAATATCAAGATCGTGTCCGTAAGCATACAAAGCAATACCGGAGTCGTTGACCACATCAAGAGAAAATCCGTTTAAATTGATCCACGTGTCAGTAATCAAGCGTAACTCTCCGGCATAGTCGATATCAGTTAGTAATTTAAGCGTATCTTCATCTATCGCCGCGGCCACTAGCCCCTCGTCCAAGGTTTCGTATTGTACGCCGTCGACCTCGCAGACATAAGTTACATCCTTTACCCAGATAGTGCTTTGAGGATTCGCGCTGTCCCCCGTGTCCCGGAAGGTATAATATCCTTCCTTCGTGGTAGGCGTTATGCACTCTCCGGGCCCGGAGAAAATATCGCCGTTGACATAGGCATAGCTGTTGTTGATGGTATTTATTATTTCACCGTCTATGGTGACAAGACTACCGTAAACTCCGCTGTCGGCAAAAGCGCCTAAGCTGCCGGTGCCGATCAACGTGATATCACCTGTCACAGAGACGATTCCACCAGTAAGGGCAAAGACTCCATAACCGCTATCCGCGGAAACGTTTACGGACGTTGGTACATCAATGTTGATCTCACTGCCGTATCCGTTTGCATACAGACCGGCTAAACCAGGGTCGCCGGAAACCGATAAACTGACCGAGCCGCCACCCGCGCTGTCCGTGATGCTAAGTTTATATACCGAGGTCGCGTAGAGACAAGTCTGGTTTGTCGGCGCAACCGACAGCGAGTATCCATTAACATCAAGAGTATAAGACTTATTAGTCGCCGCAATCATTGCTTCATACGTAATGTCCGTCAGAAACTTTATAGTTTGACCTGAAGAGACTGCTGATAGCGCCACATCCAGGCTTGCATACTCAACTCCAGTCTCAACAATTTGGCAATTGTAATCTGGCGGTTGAGCATTTGCCGTAATCGGCATTGTTACAAAAAATGAAAACACCATAGCAACTGTAAGTATCCATGATAACGCTTTTTTACACATAATCTTCCCCTCCTTCATATTCGCAGATAATTTTTACACTTAGATTTTCTTTTAGTAAACTAACAAGCTTTTCAAAATCAATTTTCTCAGTAAAACTACCTTGATAATTTTTCTCCTCCGTTTGAATTTCAATCCCCGGGGATTTTTCATTTTTCAATATAATTGAAGTGATATTATTTGCCAGGATTATGATACTATCACTTTCTGTTTCCTTTGAGGATACTATCAATTTGTCCGTACCAATCAGCATCTCGTATGCTTTTGTCTCAAAAAAGCCAGTTTTCATTCGAATATCGAGAATCACCCATAATACCCCCATTAAATATATATTTAAAATTATAGAATACTTAAGGACTTTCATAAATAGCATTAGATAATTTGACACGGCCATTTTCTTGACACAAATCATGTCAATCGTATTGTTTTTCATCATTTCATATAGTAAAATATCACAAAGAGGTGATTTAATTTGCAATTTTATGAAAAGCTTGATTTTCTAATGAACATTTCAAATACAACCAACAGCGCTTTGTCGTTATATGTTAACCTTGACCCTTCCCATATCAGCCGTCTGCGGAGAGGGAAAAGAAGCGCCGTTAAGGATGAAAATTCTTTGCGCCTAATGGCGGAGTACTTTTCACGACGTTGTAGTGATGATTATCAACGCAAGGCTCTTGCGGACACGCTGGGTATAGATTTCCTTTTCCTTGATACATGCAATAGCTCCCAATACATAATGAGATGGTTAATGGATGAAAAGAATGAGGGTGCTAAAAAAATTGAGAATTTTTTAAACCAAATAACAAACATTTCTGCCCGACCTATAGCATCTGAACCTGCTAATTTCTTGCCGACGATTGCTTCCACAGCTGACACTCAAATTTACTTTGGGCTTGAAGGTAAAAGACTTGCTGTTGAGTATTTTCTTTCTGAAGTTCTTGCTCAGGAGCAATCACAAACCTTATTGCTTTACAGCGACGAGCCTACGGACTGGATAACTGCCAATAAGGAATTTGCGGCAAAATGGGCTGAGTTAATGGTGCAGGTGCTATCAAAAGGCAATCGAATAAAAATCATCCATACGGTAAGCCGTGACCTTGATGAGATGCTAAATGCCATAAGTCAGTGGATACCCCTTTATATGTCCGGCTTGATAGAGCCTTATTATTATCCAAAGAAAAAAGACGGTATTTTTAAGAGGACTCTTTTTATTGCTCCTAATACATCTGCAATTACATCAAGTACAACAGGGGATATGATAAACAAAGCGGCTAATTTTTATATTAAAAACAAGGAGGCTGTTTGGGCACTTACAGAAGAGTTTAATCAATACATAAGTTTGTGTAACCCCTTAATGAAGATTTTTACATCGTATGAAAAACCATCATATATCGATACTCTCCTAGAATTTGAAAAAGAAAAGGTCAACTGCATCATAATAACGGAATCTCTATCCTTATTAACAATGCCTGAAGCTGTCGCTTCCAGCTTCATACCTCGCATAATGGACAAGAATTTAAATTATTATGAGCTCGCAAAAAATAGAATGATAAGCTTTCAAAAACAGCTGCATGACAATTCATTTTTTGAAATTATTAGAATTTTTGACGGTGAAAAAATAAAAAACGGAGAAGTTAAGATTTCCTCCTCTTATATGTTGAGCGGAGAAGATGCATATTACACGCTGGAGGAATACACATCTCATTTGGAGAACATTCAGCACCTTATGAATACCTATCCAAACTTCAATGTATATTTAATTGAAAAACCCATAGAAATCCGATATATGGTTTACGTTAAGGAAAATCTTGGTGCGATTATTGCTAAAACCTCTGCGCCCTCCGTAGCATTTGCTTTTAATGAAAGTAACTTGACCGCTGTATTTTGGGATTATTTAAAATCCTTAATAGGCGAAAAAGCTTACCGGAATCCAAACAAAAATGTAAGTTCTGATAGACTTAGTGAATATATCAGTAGTTTAAAACAGTACCATAATCAGGAATTTAAAGACGAAAAACTCAAAAGATAAGCAGCTTATTCACGTTTCTATTCTAAAACTAGGATTTACTAAGTATATTTTTCCGGAATCGCGAGTCTGACAAGTAGCTAATAATCATTTAAGCCTTCTTCTCAATATACGTAATAGAATTAAGCCTACAACTGTTGTGGATCCCGCAAGGAGAAATGCAGGTGTAAATGACTGAGTAATATCCAATAGTTTGGAACCAATTAAACTTGTAAGAGCCCCTATGGCGAAGGCACTGAAGACAAGGCCATAATTCAATCCTAAATACTTTGTACCAAAACCTGATGACACAAGTACTGGAAACAGTGCAAATGTTGTGGCATATCCTACCCCTAGAAGCAAGGAGCATAATACAAGCAATACGAAATTCACTGCAACCCATGGCAGCAAAAGGAACACAATTGCCTGTACAATGTAAACAACTGTCATAATACGGATTACTCCGATACGATCGGACAAATAACCTACTATTGGTCGCCCAAAACCATTTGTTAATGCATAAGCAGATATTGCTGTAGCTGCTACGGCTGGTGCTAGCTTCAGCTCAATCTCTCCATAAGCAGGAATAAGACCAATAGCAGTTAATCCCCCACCAATTACCATAGCCAGTGCTGACCATAAGAGATAGAATTCAGGTGTTCTAATGAACCTTTCAGGAGAGACATCTTCAACCACTTTGATTGGGTCCATCTCCTCGTTTTGTGCCGATCCACTTAAGCTAGAAATATGATATCCTTTTGGCGGATTTTTCATTATCTGAGCGCCTACGAGAGCTACTGCTGCTACAAAAACCGAGAATACTTGAAAAGTTCCATCTACTCCTATACTGTTAATCATCAATCGTTGAAACGGTGAAAACACCACTGCAGCAAGCCCAAATCCCATAACCCCAGTTGACACAGCAAAGCCAGGTCGATCAGGATACCATTTGCGGGCAGTAGGAGCGATGCATGAATAAGTAAGTCCGCAGGCAATGCCTACAATAAATCCATATGAAAAGACTAACCAGCCAGGATAGGGAATCCATGGTAGAAACCCAGACAAAATGTAGCCAACAAAAAACAGCACCGCACCCCATGTTGCTACCTTTCTTGGTCCAATCTTATCTTGAATCCATCCAGCTGGAATCATTGTTATCGCGAAAACAACAATCAATACTGTGAATGGAAGAACAGCCTGTGTCGCAGTCCATCCCCAGTCCATTACCAAGGGAACAACGAAAGAACCCCAGGCGTAACTCATCCCCCCCATTAGAGAAAGTAGAAATCCCCCTAAAAGAATCGTCCACCGCCTGTGCTTTTCATGTTCCATATTGATCGTCGTTGGGTTCGGGTTTTCCTCTTGAAACAGCTTCACGATATCTCCTCTCATCATCAGATTGACGAATTCCTGATTCTAACATCACTAGCGTAGCATCTCAATTCCAAAAGTCTTTTAATTACTCACTTCTACATATAATTCAATTTTACTACCTACAAACCCTTTCAATAGGCGTAAAATACAGGTCGAAAGCACTTGCCTTTTTAGGTTCTGGTGCAAAGATTGCTTACAAAATCCACATCATCATTTGCTTAGTAATATTGCCCCCTATTATTCATTTTTTACATTGCTTCGGCCATTAATTTATTTATAAAATTCATCTCTAACAGGACAGAATCAACACCTTCAACCTGTCCTTTTCGAATCATATTCATTGCTTCAATACCCGTTAAGGTACTGCGGTGTAGTATTGGTTCAGGTATTGGATAGGGCTGAGATAGCCCAGTCTTTTCTGGGCTCTTGGACGGTTGCAGAAGACCTCAAAATATTCGAATATTGTCCTTCTGGCTTCCTCTCCAGTCTCCTAAACGCCAATGAACTATCTCTTTCTTGAGGTTTTCACTTCAGGAATGTCACCTGGTTTCCCAACTCGTGAAAAGCCGGTAATTTTATTAACTACATCTTTGGCTGTGTACTATCTACCATCAATCAGATCTTTAGCCCCGCTAAAAACACCAATTTCAGTTCCCCCTCACTATCAACCTCAATATGGCTTAGCGTCTTAAGCATCAGCTCATATGGCACGTCATCAATGCAACCCGTTGTAGCTAGTAGGCTCATCAATTCCTTAATCCTATATGAAGCTAAAATATCTTCACCGTCAATCAGTCCCTCCCATTTCGCCATATACTGGTCCCTTTTAACAACTAAATGGTTCCAGGACCTAATAAATTTCTCTGCAGGCTTTTCTATATCAATCCGAATATCAGTACAGAGCATTTGCCTTGGCTCTAGTTTCTTACGACGACGTAGATTTGATGGAGTCGGGTTTCTTCCTTTGGGCGCATTGGGTGTATACATCTTCCCTGTTATCGGAGAGCCTTTCCTTCCAAAGAATGTTTTACATCTCCAGTATTCTTTCGGCTTCTCTCCTTTCTTCTTAGAAGACAAGTGAATATAAGTGTGTCCACATTGAGCACAAATTATTTTCCCGCTAAATGGATGTTCCAATGAGTGCCAGTGATAATTATCCGTAAAGTGTTCTAAAGAAAAATGCTTCTGCCGTAATAATTCTAGTTGCACAATTTCCCAGGTCTTTCGATCTATGATTGCCGGATGAGTGTTTTCTAAATACTTTTGGGGTAGCTCTCCTTTGTTTTTAGCACGTCTTTTGGTCAAATAGTCAACATTGTAAGTCTTTTGAAACTGTGTATCCCCTTTAATTTTTTCATTCGTTAAGACCTTCATAATATGACTGGCATGCCATGCTTTGCCACCATGAGTCATAGGCACCTTTTCATTTGTTAACCTATTCGCAATCTGATAGGTGCCATACCCACCCAAAAAATCCGAGTAAATTCTTCTCACAGTTTTCGCTTGCATTTCATTGATAACTAACTCACCTTCTGAATCCTTATCATAACCTAAGAACTTACCACTCGGTATGCTCTTTATATTGCCTGCTTCATACTTTCTTCGAATACCCCATTTCACATTCTCGGACTGCTCCAAACTCTCCTGTTGAGCGGTGGCTGCGATCAGCGTCAGTAGAAATTCTCCTTCGCTTCTCATGGTGTGGAGGTCTTCCTTCTCGAAATAAAGATCTATACCTAGTTCTTTCAGTTCCCTTATTATGTTCAGACAATCTAGCGTGTTCCTTCCAAATCGCGATAAGCTTTTTGTTATAATCATATCCATTTGGCCAGTTCTGGCATCGTCCATCAACCTATTGAGTGCTTCACGCTTTTTAAGCGCTGTACCGGATATGCCTTCATCAGCATAGATGCCTGCATAGGTGTATTCTGGGTTTTCCCTAATGGACCTCTCATAATACTGGATTTGAGCATTATAGCTTGTCCTTTGTTCTTCGCTTCCAGAGGATACACGACAATATGCGGCCACTCTCGTCAACTTCTTATTCTTTTCTTCTTGATCCGTCATGCTTTGAAGCGGGTATAAGATAGAAATCTTTTTCGGTCCTGTCTTTCGCACGTTTTTCATTATTCACCTCCATTAGCACCATTACTTCCAATAAAGAACCACTGCCTACCAGTTTCTTAAGAATACTCTCAGATATACGCGCGCCTTTGCATACATCTTTTCCTCTTTGCATATATGTTAAGCATATCCAACTCACCCACTTTCGCTGATGGACAACTCTGATGAGAGATGCTCCGCAATAAGGACATCTTATCTTGCTTGTGAATGGGTATGGTTTGCATTTCCTACTAATCCTGATTTGCTTTGCCTTCTGCCAATCCACTCGACTTATTATGGCTGGATGTGAGTCTTTGATATAGTATTGTGGTCTTCCTCCACGATTCAATATACTTTTTCCAAGTTCATTTGCGTAGGTTTTCTGCAGAAGTGTATCACCAACGTATTTTTCGTTAGAAATAATCCTAAGGATTCGATGAGAGGCCCAGGGCTTAGGGCTAAAAGTTGTAACTGCCTCTGCATTAAATATTTTGGCAATTTGATAACCTGGAACGCCCATTATGAATAAACTGTATATTCTCCTCACAATACACGCCTGTTCTTCATCGATTATCATATCTCCCTTATCATCACGAACATAGCCAAGCAATCGGCTTGTATCCACCTTGTATTGCCCATTTTCAAATCTTCTTTTAACTCCCCATCTAATATTTTCACAGACTGACTTTCTTTCTTCCTCCGCTATGGCTCCAAGCACAGTGAGCATCAATTCCCCTTCAGCTCGTAGGGTATTGATATTCTGCTCTTCAAATATTATCCCAACGCTCTTTTCTCTCAATTCTCTTACGATCCTTAGAAGTGTGAGCGTATTGCGAGCAAACCTTGAAATGGATTTGGTGACTATAAGATCAATTTCATTCTTCCTTGCTTTCTCAAGCATCTCTTGCAGACCGGGTCGATGAACTTTATTTCCTGATATTCCTTTGTCACTAAAAATTCCGCAGAATTCATACTCAGGATTTCTTTGTAGTTTATCGCTATAATAATCAGTCTGGTTCTTAAGAGAGCTCAACTGTTCCTTATTCTCTGTTGAAACCCGAACATAAGCACAAACCCTTATTTTTTCTAGGGGAACAATCGAGTTCATTTTCTCTCTAATACTTATTATTTTTTTGTCGTTTGAATCCCGCACACCATCTACTCCTTTATCTGCCAGGGTGCCATCGTCCCACCCCGAAAATGAAAAATCAATTCTTCCATTCCATTCACAACAACTGTAGTCACAAGCGCTGACCATAAGGTTTCGTCGAACTCGCTTATCAGATGCTCCATTCTTCTTAATTCCCGAATAAAGACTGTCATCTGGTTCCTTTTCGCTTTTTTCTTAATAATTTCCTCATTTAAAGTATGAATATTTTCCTGCAGCTCATTGTACTTTGAGGCCAACGAGTTGTATTTCTGGCTATATTCTTCTTGGTCCAAAGCCAACCTAGCATTTTGCCCTATGAGCTTTTCAAGAACCAAGCCTATAGCATCAGCCTCTTCCTGAATCCCCCTAACCTCATTCTCTTCCTTCGTATAGTCAGTAATCGTATTCATCACTTCATCACAAGTCTTAAGTATTTCTTCTTTACTTTCAATCAAACTGTTCAAGGCTCCCACAAAAGCTTTTTTAAGATCCTCTTCTTTCAAATGCGGTGTATGGCAATACGTCTTTTTTCTGAATTTATTGTTGCACTGCCATATGGTGGTCGCATACTTAGTATTGGAATGCCATACTTTTCTACCGAAGAAACCACCACAAGCTCCACAGGTTACTCTGCTTGCAAAACAGTTGATGGAACTGGTAGTTTTGCCTGATGCCTTTCTCCTTTTGAACTCTTCTTGAACTAGTTCATAGGTTTCTGGATCAACAATCGCTTGATGGCTATTCTCTACATAGTATTTGGGAAGCTCGCCCTCGTTTATTTTTTTCTTCTTGGTAAGAAAATCTGTTGTGAATGTCTTTTGGAGAATAGCATCTCCCTTGTATTTTTCATTCATTAAGATACTTTTCACTGTACTTGATGACCATTTCTCCTTACCTCCAGGTGTCCGTATTCTCTCCTTTGTTAATACCCTCGCAATATTTGAAGGTGTTTTACCTTCAAGAAAAAGTCTGTAAATTCTTCGAATAACAACAGCTTCCTTTTCCACAACCTGCGGGATATTATCCTTTCCTTTTTCATAACCAAGAAATCTACCATATGGCAAACTGACCTTTCCATCGGCAAACCTTTTCCTCTGTCCCCATTTCACATTGGAACTTATATTTTGCGATTCTTCTTGAGCAAGGCTGGACATTATAGTTAACATTAGCTCGCCTTTGCTATCTAACGAATATATGTTTTCCTTCTCGAAAAACACTTCAACATTTTTCTCCTTCAAACGCCTAATTGTCGTTAGTGAATCAACTGTATTCCTTGCAAATCTAGAGACTGATTTAGTAATTATTAGGTCAATTTTTCCACCTATAGCATCCTTAATCATTCGATTGAAACCATCTCTTTTTTTGGTACTTGTAGCTGATATCCCTTCATCTGTATATATCTCAACAAATTTCCAATCGGGCTTTGAATGAATATGTTTTACATAGTAGTCTCGCTGCGCTTTGAAACTTGAAAGTTGTTCATCGTTATCAGTTGAGACCCTCGCATAGGCAGCTACTCTTTTCATTGCACTCTGATTTTCAGTAACCATCTTAATACGTTCTTGTTTTGCAGGTATAATCTTAACTGTTTGCACTAAATACCTCCTTCCCCTTGTATTCGTCCTCTTTGCCTAGCTCGTTCCCTATCTTCTTCATTCCAGCTTTCACTTCTGGTCTTGTTCTGCCACTCTTTAATTACAGAATGGCCATCCATGAAAATGAACTCTAATTTACTAGGTTCAAGAACGCGAATCTCTTTTATTGAGTTTAAAAAATATTCCCCATCGAAGGGGGTGGCGCCTAACACCTCAACTGCTAGCTCTTTAAGGATTTTCTCGGGTATCTGCTTTACCTGACATGCTTTCTTTCCGAACTCAAGGTAGGTTGAGCAATTCCAATAGACTCGTCCATGGCTAGTTTTCCGTTTATACTTTTTCCCACAATTGCCGCATACTATCATGCTTGTAAATGGATATCGTCCTTGTTTAGTATTGCCTTGGAACCTCTCCTTACGCTTACTCATAATCTCTTGGGCTTTCTGGTAGGTCACTCCATCAATGATTTGAGGATGAGTGCCTTCAGCAAAGTACTGTGGCAGCTCACCTTTATTTGGTTTGAGTTTCTTGGTTAGATGATCGGATACGAACTTCTTCTGAAGCAGTGAATTGCCTGTGTATTTCTCATTCTTAAGAATCTCTGCTACACGTTCAGCATCCCAACGTCCGCCTCTTGGTCTGGCTACACGCATTTCTCTAAGCTTCTTGGCTATCCTTGTGCATCCCAATCCGTTTACGTACTCTGAAAATATTAGTCGAACGATACCAGCTTCCTCAGCATTAATCTCTACCGTTCCTTTTTCAATCTTGTATCCAAACATAAACCGAAGATTCACCAGCTCACCTTCAGCAAAGCGTTTCCTGATTCGCCACTTGACATTGTCACTGGCCGATCTACTTTCCTCTTGAGCAAAAGAAGCGAGGATAGTAAGCATCAGCTCACCATCCCCGCTCATTGAATGAATATTTTCTTTTTCAAAAAAGACGTCTATACCCAAATCCTTTAACTCTCTTACCGCCTCAAGTAACATTAGTGTGTTCCTAGCAAACCTAGATATTGACTTGGTGATTATTAAGTCAATTTTACCTGCTCTGGAATCGCTCAGAAGCTTTTGAAATTCCGTTCTTCTGTTCTCCGTCCCGGTTATCGCTTCATCTACATATGCGCCTACGTAATCCCACCCAGTATGACTCTGTATCATTTCACTGTAGTAGCTAACCTGAGCCGACAGGGAATGAAGGCTAGCATCCTTCTTACTGGATACTCTAGCGTAAGCTGCTACTCTTTTTCTTATTGAAATTCTTGTTAAAACAGACTCAATCTTTCTGACTTTTCGCAAGCTTAGCACCTCCATTTGTCACATGTTAACTCTGATTTTGATACATAGCAAGTGATGTTGGCCACTATAAACTGCCAATTATTGGTTTGTATTTCTTCACAAGCTTGGCCCTAATTTTTGCGAAATCCTTCTTATCAATCAGACCTTTTTCGAGCATTGACTTGGTAATGTATAGGGTAACCTGGTAATTTTTCTCGCGCTCAAATTGTTCCGTTGTCATAGTTCTGTTTCATCCTCTCAAAGCGATTCTTGATAAAGCATGCATGACAGCAGAACTTGCGGTTCTTGTTGCCATAACTCTCAAATGGGATTCCACATTCCTTACATATCACGGTATAGTATGCCTTCTTCTTGGATTCTTCAGGATGATCTTCCCACCAGGCCCGTCTGCAACCCTCTGAACAAAAACGCTTTGGCCTGCCTGTAAGTCCTGGCTCTAAAGGCTTCTTACAATTTACACATGTTTCTCCCTTCTTCTTCGCGCTTGGTTCCATGATCCTTGTAGGTTTTACGATTTTGTTTCGCTGACAATACGATTTCACTGTATTCGCAGAGAGGGACAGTTCCCTTGCAATACTCGCGTAACTGTCCCCCTCCTCACGTCGTTCCCTTATTCTTCTAATTTGCGATTCTGTCACATAATCACCTCCATCATTAGCCCCTATTGAAATACTTCTTAGTCATATTTCAGAATCGCATCAAAACCAGCAGCCTTAATTCTCCCCAGTAGTCTTTCCGCATTCTCTTTGTGTGCGAAAGCGCCAACCTGAACGCGGTAATATTTCTTCTGGTTCAGTACATCAGATTTAGGCTCGGATTTCCCCTTATCCAAAGTTGCTTTTACGGCTGCACGAAATGAATCCATGTTCTCCCCATGTTTTGGAAACCAATGCATGACATCCGCGTGGTTACTTGCAATCCCCTTCTTGTTACCCTCCGAATGGCAGATGATGTCTTTTTCAGTGAGTCCATATTCCTTGCAGAGAAATACACATAAGTCCACAGCGTTCTGCCAAGCCTTTCTAAAATACGGTTCTTGTTTTTTGATGTCATATCCCTTCATCTGGAAATTTCCTGTATACGTAAATCCTGATGGTTCAC contains these protein-coding regions:
- a CDS encoding recombinase family protein yields the protein MKNVRKTGPKKISILYPLQSMTDQEEKNKKLTRVAAYCRVSSGSEEQRTSYNAQIQYYERSIRENPEYTYAGIYADEGISGTALKKREALNRLMDDARTGQMDMIITKSLSRFGRNTLDCLNIIRELKELGIDLYFEKEDLHTMRSEGEFLLTLIAATAQQESLEQSENVKWGIRRKYEAGNIKSIPSGKFLGYDKDSEGELVINEMQAKTVRRIYSDFLGGYGTYQIANRLTNEKVPMTHGGKAWHASHIMKVLTNEKIKGDTQFQKTYNVDYLTKRRAKNKGELPQKYLENTHPAIIDRKTWEIVQLELLRQKHFSLEHFTDNYHWHSLEHPFSGKIICAQCGHTYIHLSSKKKGEKPKEYWRCKTFFGRKGSPITGKMYTPNAPKGRNPTPSNLRRRKKLEPRQMLCTDIRIDIEKPAEKFIRSWNHLVVKRDQYMAKWEGLIDGEDILASYRIKELMSLLATTGCIDDVPYELMLKTLSHIEVDSEGELKLVFLAGLKI
- a CDS encoding recombinase family protein, coding for MRDSNDKKIISIREKMNSIVPLEKIRVCAYVRVSTENKEQLSSLKNQTDYYSDKLQRNPEYEFCGIFSDKGISGNKVHRPGLQEMLEKARKNEIDLIVTKSISRFARNTLTLLRIVRELREKSVGIIFEEQNINTLRAEGELMLTVLGAIAEEERKSVCENIRWGVKRRFENGQYKVDTSRLLGYVRDDKGDMIIDEEQACIVRRIYSLFIMGVPGYQIAKIFNAEAVTTFSPKPWASHRILRIISNEKYVGDTLLQKTYANELGKSILNRGGRPQYYIKDSHPAIISRVDWQKAKQIRISRKCKPYPFTSKIRCPYCGASLIRVVHQRKWVSWICLTYMQRGKDVCKGARISESILKKLVGSGSLLEVMVLMEVNNEKRAKDRTEKDFYLIPASKHDGSRRKE
- a CDS encoding RNA polymerase subunit sigma-70, whose protein sequence is MTESQIRRIRERREEGDSYASIARELSLSANTVKSYCQRNKIVKPTRIMEPSAKKKGETCVNCKKPLEPGLTGRPKRFCSEGCRRAWWEDHPEESKKKAYYTVICKECGIPFESYGNKNRKFCCHACFIKNRFERMKQNYDNGTI
- a CDS encoding recombinase family protein; its protein translation is MVTENQSAMKRVAAYARVSTDNDEQLSSFKAQRDYYVKHIHSKPDWKFVEIYTDEGISATSTKKRDGFNRMIKDAIGGKIDLIITKSVSRFARNTVDSLTTIRRLKEKNVEVFFEKENIYSLDSKGELMLTIMSSLAQEESQNISSNVKWGQRKRFADGKVSLPYGRFLGYEKGKDNIPQVVEKEAVVIRRIYRLFLEGKTPSNIARVLTKERIRTPGGKEKWSSSTVKSILMNEKYKGDAILQKTFTTDFLTKKKKINEGELPKYYVENSHQAIVDPETYELVQEEFKRRKASGKTTSSINCFASRVTCGACGGFFGRKVWHSNTKYATTIWQCNNKFRKKTYCHTPHLKEEDLKKAFVGALNSLIESKEEILKTCDEVMNTITDYTKEENEVRGIQEEADAIGLVLEKLIGQNARLALDQEEYSQKYNSLASKYNELQENIHTLNEEIIKKKAKRNQMTVFIRELRRMEHLISEFDETLWSALVTTVVVNGMEELIFHFRGGTMAPWQIKE
- a CDS encoding N-acetylmuramoyl-L-alanine amidase → MNLIKKYMTRNDCFKAGRKIIPKGIMVHSTAVPGVMAGDWFSRWNKSYKAKETNRQVCVHAFLDDKEIYQYLPWDHRGWHAGGEANNTHVGFEICEPSGFTYTGNFQMKGYDIKKQEPYFRKAWQNAVDLCVFLCKEYGLTEKDIICHSEGNKKGIASNHADVMHWFPKHGENMDSFRAAVKATLDKGKSEPKSDVLNQKKYYRVQVGAFAHKENAERLLGRIKAAGFDAILKYD
- a CDS encoding recombinase family protein; translation: MEVLSLRKVRKIESVLTRISIRKRVAAYARVSSKKDASLHSLSAQVSYYSEMIQSHTGWDYVGAYVDEAITGTENRRTEFQKLLSDSRAGKIDLIITKSISRFARNTLMLLEAVRELKDLGIDVFFEKENIHSMSGDGELMLTILASFAQEESRSASDNVKWRIRKRFAEGELVNLRFMFGYKIEKGTVEINAEEAGIVRLIFSEYVNGLGCTRIAKKLREMRVARPRGGRWDAERVAEILKNEKYTGNSLLQKKFVSDHLTKKLKPNKGELPQYFAEGTHPQIIDGVTYQKAQEIMSKRKERFQGNTKQGRYPFTSMIVCGNCGKKYKRKTSHGRVYWNCSTYLEFGKKACQVKQIPEKILKELAVEVLGATPFDGEYFLNSIKEIRVLEPSKLEFIFMDGHSVIKEWQNKTRSESWNEEDRERARQRGRIQGEGGI
- a CDS encoding OFA family MFS transporter is translated as MMRGDIVKLFQEENPNPTTINMEHEKHRRWTILLGGFLLSLMGGMSYAWGSFVVPLVMDWGWTATQAVLPFTVLIVVFAITMIPAGWIQDKIGPRKVATWGAVLFFVGYILSGFLPWIPYPGWLVFSYGFIVGIACGLTYSCIAPTARKWYPDRPGFAVSTGVMGFGLAAVVFSPFQRLMINSIGVDGTFQVFSVFVAAVALVGAQIMKNPPKGYHISSLSGSAQNEEMDPIKVVEDVSPERFIRTPEFYLLWSALAMVIGGGLTAIGLIPAYGEIELKLAPAVAATAISAYALTNGFGRPIVGYLSDRIGVIRIMTVVYIVQAIVFLLLPWVAVNFVLLVLCSLLLGVGYATTFALFPVLVSSGFGTKYLGLNYGLVFSAFAIGALTSLIGSKLLDITQSFTPAFLLAGSTTVVGLILLRILRRRLK
- a CDS encoding transcriptional regulator, coding for MQFYEKLDFLMNISNTTNSALSLYVNLDPSHISRLRRGKRSAVKDENSLRLMAEYFSRRCSDDYQRKALADTLGIDFLFLDTCNSSQYIMRWLMDEKNEGAKKIENFLNQITNISARPIASEPANFLPTIASTADTQIYFGLEGKRLAVEYFLSEVLAQEQSQTLLLYSDEPTDWITANKEFAAKWAELMVQVLSKGNRIKIIHTVSRDLDEMLNAISQWIPLYMSGLIEPYYYPKKKDGIFKRTLFIAPNTSAITSSTTGDMINKAANFYIKNKEAVWALTEEFNQYISLCNPLMKIFTSYEKPSYIDTLLEFEKEKVNCIIITESLSLLTMPEAVASSFIPRIMDKNLNYYELAKNRMISFQKQLHDNSFFEIIRIFDGEKIKNGEVKISSSYMLSGEDAYYTLEEYTSHLENIQHLMNTYPNFNVYLIEKPIEIRYMVYVKENLGAIIAKTSAPSVAFAFNESNLTAVFWDYLKSLIGEKAYRNPNKNVSSDRLSEYISSLKQYHNQEFKDEKLKR